The genome window TGCTCATAAAACTAATCCTAATAAAAGATCAATGCCCTACGTTACTGTTAATTTCATGGCCTCTATTATTTGAAGTCTTAAGTCGTGTTAAGAGCCAATTAAAGCGTTATTTGACAAAGGTCAATGTCACTGCTTTGTTTAGTAAAGAAATGATTTATTACTGGTATTGGATAAGATCGTCtggactatttaaaaatacaataattacttattaaatgtCCTTTCAAGTACATTTGTCACATTAGGATCATTAACAAAAATCACAGAGAAATCAAATCTAGAGAACATTGTCAGCGCTATAcgcttaaataataatacctcAAAATCTTCTAAATATATCTTCGAACTTTGTCAAAGTAGGTATTTGACTTTGTGAGGTCCAGTAAGCTAAACGCGTGAAACGATTTTGGCCGCTTGAGTTCGCATTTGATTCGTATTTTTCCCCGGAAAATCATTAGTCAACCAGCTTATTGAAATGTTTGCAACATATGTAgctaatttaacaaaaactaaaGTGTTGTGTCGAGTACTCACGGCAGATGACGGCGCTGTGCTCGTCGCCGCACGAGATGGCGACCACGGGGTCGTTCTTGATGAAGAAGTGGCTCGGCTCATTGTCCGCGAATCGCGACTTGCCGAACGTGAACACCGCGCCAGTGTCTGTACACGTGTACAGTTATTGACAACAAATCATATTGAAGCATGATGAAAATTGATCAGCGTTTTCACTGCCAagacataaaacataaatacgtataaatatgttttatttagttacttCAGTAGTGGAATTTAGCTGtaaattaacacaaaatacAGTAAGTAAAATACAGTatacataagtaaaatttGCGTAGGCGTCTGTGTACCTAAGTGCTATTAAAACCTAGTACTTTTCGAAATAAAGgagtttaatatattagacGCACGAAATATCCGTCGACCTTGAGGGTAATGTTCAGCCCCTAATCGGACATCAGATTGTAATCAAGTACGAAACTCACTAAGGCTTTCATTTGCCGAATTAGTTAAGGTGCTGGAAATAGAAACcatgaatatgttttattacgcgaaaataaaattacacagcTCATGTTAATTTTGACCTTCAAGAGCTTTTTTCCCCTCTTCATGCGTACTTTATAGTCGACggcaattgttttttattttactataaaaatatggttACACTAAATCAAGACTAAATTATGTCTATGACactcttttaaataattctgtgTAAATTGTCCAATTTTTACAATACCTGCAAAAACAAAAAgctaatttgattatttaatattgtgaatttttaaaggactagcctatgtttttatatttccctCGTGGATTACTTGTGGGACAGATTACCGGGAGGTTTCGTGCGTAGTTGAGCTTTGATTACTACTTTATTTACGATTAAATTACGTGtagattaaattacaaaatgatagtatatattatagaatattattttatacttatatgtTTCAAAAGTAGGAAAGATGTTGAAGACCTaatcatataaaaagtataagaatttcaattaatatacCGTATAATCTATTCATTTACTTAAAATGACTGCTCACCATTTGTAAGAGTTGAAAGCACACAAGAAAGAGAGATCAAGAAAGAGAGATCAAGAAAGAAAGATcaagaaagaaagaaggaaGTCAAGAAGAAAACTGTCCTCTGATATTACTtaggaatataattttatgatgaAATCGGATTGCCAATCTAATTGTCTtcatttatttagaatttgtgtgaaaatgttttcattgaCTCGACCTAAATTCActgaaattacaaaatcaataGCAATTTAAGGGCAATCAAGTAATAAGAATACGTCGTGTATTTATActacaaaacaataattttcgtTTAACCGACAGTTATGCTAAGCTAAAAATAGTTgttgctttaaaataatcaattcgactttaaaattacaaggATAAGGAtttcatatttacttttattctaaaaacctaataaaattttacggttcttaatgtcaaattaattggCGCGAaagagataattttttttaataatttcatttgaaaataaacatacctGGAATATCGTCAGCCATGGTTGCCAGTTTCGTGTTGTGGCTACGAGAGGGCACTCGCCATGTCCAGCGCGCGACGGCCGCGGCGCGACGACTGACCGCTGTCCACGTGCCGCCCTCGCCTTTACCACCGCGTATTTACATGGAAATTACAGCTCACATACAAACGTAGCATGGAAAAATCTTTTGCCTCGAAACGCCTTGACatccattaatattattaaaacttttaattttcttttcatagaTTTAGGCTTTTTGGTAAAAATTCTTATGGAtgcgtaaaaaataaatagacagACGACTTAGTCGATGGCCTTTGCAAAGGAGGAAGAAAGAtagcttaaaatttttaaaatggacAACTCTTGTTACCATTACTGCAATTAGTTGGTCCGATAAAATACACTGCTTTCAAAACATGTGAAAAAACTcagactaaaaaaaacattccagATAAATCTCAGGGATCTaaatagacaattttattttattcattttaggGTTATGGTGAAGTCATAGACATTTCCGGACTTTTCTATAGTTTACGAGTGCAGCGGACTGAGGCATTGCGTGTTCGACTGTGTGCGCTGCACTGTACAAATTACTATTGCTACCGCTATAAAATCCACGCGCgctattgattatttttaaactattcaCCTATcatgttgaaatattttgaacacGTAGAATAGTtccagtaataaaaaaaaacaattaattttgaacgttataatttctattaagtatagtttttttctttacaagaATATGGGGCAATACTAGTACTAATATACTGAGAATTCTTAAAGAAAAGAGGCTATTATTAATAAGCGAGGCTTTTAGTGACGCTACAGTAAAAATGTCTGTGCCAATATACgagtaaattatatatctctaccacaggtgggcacagttaatcgaaaagttaacttcgttaatcgttaattcgttaattaaaaaattaacttcgttaatcgttaaagcgttaaattctagaaaatttaacgcaagttaaagttaatcgttaacagttaaccataccaaaattgtacatactaatttcacacttattgtggcaaCACTTgtttataatagtaatttgactgtacattctattacacattagtattagagacaagtatgaatgcattatagtatattttattacgagtacggaaagcctgtcattgcaaagagttccgacaaatgtctacccgagccgaggcgcagccgaaggtgagggatGACAGtcggaacaagttgtaatgacagttccgcccatgtactaaacaactatttttaatacagttgcgaaaaaatgaagcaatttaatagaataataaaaacataatgaactcaactaactaaaatgtttgaaaaatggcgccaaccgtaaaagaatacaaacagagatttttttttgttttcttcacccattctgggtaggcaaatggaactatgcccaaacggccaagtcttcagtagactatttatattgatatgaaatgaaaatgaaattttatgatataaaataaaatgaaacctaacctaattcattgaatcaaatcattaaatctgatattgtaacaaattaggagcttctttttagctttttttataaaaacttcaatgatttttttttggtaaaaactccgtggttggttttttctttataatagatatcattttgacatttgggaaagagaaggcacgagtttggaaaagctaaagaaaaagcacgaataaaaaagtgttttaatacagttgctcaaaaagtggcgtattgcagagacgaagagcgttcggaatgtgggctattacatactcttgcttttatatactcgtaatgaaatatactatttcgaaccttcttttgattttatcctgttggtcacgtctttcccggacgctctgatgcatcacacttgcacgcgaacttcatatatatcaattatcaactgtttcgttcaccattcgagtcatcgacagtcgcccaacatagttgaacttacgagcgtggcgtggcacgtaatttaaacaaaatgacagcacgtctccaagtttctaatttaacgattaacggacttttattaacggaagttgagtttaacggaagttaacaaaagcgttaacactttttgaagttaacttaaaagttaatccgttaagcaaaatgttaacttcgttaattaacgattaacggattaacgagttaatgcccagctctgatcTCTACATAATACAACtgaccgtggatttctgaaacaaaagtctctgtataaaacgtaACGTCATACCTAtcataatctttgacaaaacagagataacaatatgttttaaaccgaggttttggtctcagaaacctacagtgaataaatgataattgttAGATGACAATTTAGAATGTCTCACCATTAAACCTTCGTCACTGGAATCGACTTTAGCTATTTAAATGACGTATTATTCTGATTAATAGTGATAATTAGGTACTTGTtacgaatttaataattaattaattatttacttgacTCTATGGATATATTACTtcaattaattgatttattctaAACATAAGACATGAATAagttaaagatatttaataaggTTCTACTGAATTTTGTTCAGATCGTGGACCACTAAAAAAGCAAattgatgtttaatttttcctttaaaactacatattgttggttaacttttatatgacgaataaataaaatgagctttgacttttttttttaattctataaataCAACGGTTAATCCAAATTACAGTAAGCATAGTACTTCACTGTAACAAatcttagttatattttttacttgtgTATGCGTACTAGTTTGTTATACGTACTTATCGTCGGAGTCAATCTGTGCTTCTTTCGCCTACTATGTGACTCATTTCAAAGACATCatagctttttaaataaaaataaaatgtcatgaACTTGTAATAATGTTGCAAAAAAACGACTGATTCGGCataaaatctgatattgtTAATAGCAGTAATTAAGGTtcttaatagtaataatataacttaattttttttaataattctttgaaggcaatataactaaattatagtAAACTTACACTTGACCTTCAAATGCTCTTGGTGTcagaattataacaataacatgtAGGCTATTGTAGATTTGgtgatttagtttttttacatgtaaatCACGCTATGTTCAAGTTACTTTTGAAGTTGAATTATGATTTTGAAGTAGTTGTTGTAAAaggcaattttaattatataaccgtgggtttctaagaccaaaatctctatatgaaaaatatcgtATTGTTCGAAAAAATTGAGATATATGTTAAACGCAGATTATGTCTCAGAAAACCAcagtaagttaatttaaacttatactAAGTTTAAAAGCTTGCTTTTTttgataatacaaaattaatgtgGTGGGACcggaatttttttaatacatttttcatattaaaatttgaaaaagtttaatacaaaatatatgtattttaagaagtaaatctatttgtttttaatcacTTGTACAATTTTATCTGTATTAGCTTTATTTGAAATCGATATGTGAAATGGTAATGTACAAAATAagatcaaataatatttttttctttgtatcgTTTTATGTTCGTTCGTGGCGCAGAGGTTGTTGGTTGTTTGGCGCGGGTTGCCATGGCGACCGTATCGCAGCATCACGCGCCGCAAAATACACCACCAGGTCGTCGACCCCAATCTCCATATGCACGTAGTAAATCtacttattatatatgttggtagattaaatttttttcttgtatttttgtatgtagcAGTGGACAACAATACGAGCATAAACAGGTCCAGTGTATTTATACTTTCTGTAGTCTGTAAGGCTCGGAATATGTAGGTGGAATCGGCGGCGGATCCCGTATGACAATTTGGGCGGGATTAAGCCATCAAATTTTAGCCTTGAGGGTCTCCAATGATCCTGTAGCAGCTATCTCAGAagaatataatgtttaaagctgattaaaaattaatatcaaaaatcatCAACTCCACTTAACAACTTGCCATTTTTGGGCTAATAGTTATaatcatatattatttttacctttGCTAAGAATCGAACCAAGCACGTCGTATCCATTTTaccttacttttttttttttaaacttgatcGTCATATTTCCGCTACTCAATTCTAGATGGCGTTGCAAACttttcaaaattcaaactaaatttgcttaaacatttctttattcaCTTACATTCCAAAAGTATacgtaaaatacaaataaagttaaacaaaaatacctTTTGTTTCTATATGACACAACATTTAATGATTCTgtacaaattaaacttattcatacacaaaatagaaaaaaatatatcggacatgaaaataaataaatttgcttCGAAAGTTATGGTATTTCGTAACTAAATCTATGGaggtaagtaaataatactaaaacaaCAAATTTCTTACAAAACGGTGGATACTGAATATTGAAAACCAAATCTTTgtgaaaaaattacacataacCAATAACATGAATTATTAAGAACTCTACTTGGAAGCAAAATTGCAACACAATAAAATTtgcattaatttcattttaccaGAAAATAATGGTAATCAATTGAATATAAACCGTAGGTGGAATCCAACCTTAGTAAACATATACTCACTGGTTTGACTACACTTACACGTATACAAAAACGTTGTCTTTGTTTagttaatgaaaatgaaatatataaaagtatgtgTTTACGTTACGGCTTTAAAAAATCACGGCAACAATTTGTTGCatcgttaataaaaataaaaatgcagaCATACATTACATCATAGGAAATTAATCTCTccatgtaataattataattaaacgaaACCATATCTAGATTGTTCCATCATTTACACAACTGTCAAacacaaataacaattaaaaagtaattgttaaacatatttagcgttgccaggcgccCAGATAAGGCCGGatataggtaggctttttgattgcgtgtccggtcaaaataaacggttttccggcttttgttaggctttatacatttcccaaacgagagtgtacctattaatactgaaacaaaattctaaaatagggtgtcctttctacccaaatgtctggccaaactggctggtctgtccggctagtttggcgacctggcaaccctaaacatattatatacgaATTTTTACAACCGTATATTACAAGTAAGCTGAAGAATTACTCGATGAAATGTGACTATGATAGGCATCTAATGTACACTAAcagttgattttatttctacaaaaatgggaaaaattgttatcttttttttcttataaagagtGAGAGATGGCAATATGTTATTCTACGAATGTTTTGACATTTCAAATCCACGCTAAAGATGACTTAATTATTGGATAAGAGAGATATATTCTGTAAATAATGGAATGCAATTCCATTGATGTTCATATCATAACATAGTTCTTTTTTCCATAACCAATTTCTTCATACATTCTTAACATAGTTTCGATTAGTTttgacaatattttgtatgCTATATTGATTGCGAAAATGtgataaaagtaaacaattgttattataaaactatagtaaattataattatattttaatttattatatttattaaatagtttctACGTTCTACGTGCTGTCTAAAGTATTATGAccagtatttttaaatgtcccTTCTTCAAGGAAAGTTTCTCTTGTCATGCTCTAGATGGCGTTGTCCATCTAAATATGATTTCGTGATATAAATGCGAGGACTAAAACGTTGGCACTTATATATAAAGTTGGTTATTTTAACCTAAACAACATACAAGTTGGAAcgtacaattataattaatactatttttttaagacaaaGCGAAATGCCAATATTGTGTACGacacatttttgtattgttaattaattttatttttttaataaattacacttaAAGCGAtgaaagaataattaatttgatagcaacaatatgtattaaacgTATTGGTTGGTATGATAAGAAATACTTGACagtatttcttaataaacttactgactagttttttttttataaatacgcattgtaacatattatattaaaagcttaACACGTTCTACATTACGAAACCGAATTCATTAGAGTCGGCATTGAACGTTtcaatattagtatttattaatacgtaGATATCCTTATCTAAAGACCATGTTTGCTAGTGCATCTGTACGTTTCGTAAAGTGCTGCCTTTTGGCACTCAAGTATACTCATACTATTTTCCAAAATGCAGCACTTactcaagtttttttcatCCTTACTTCAGTACTGTATGTGATATAGCAAAGACGATGCCAGCCATAGACTGAGCAAACACGATTTTTTCATTCAAGTCAATTATTCGAAATAGTTTATAGTTCATAATGataatgtttgtaattttttttagtgcatagataattaatatatttaagttttaaaacgtGAGGCATAATTTAAGTTggaataatattatgattagCCGAAtgatgtttataaaacattatgtgATGATAGTTTAAAAACAAGTTGTTTACAAAACATCTATTTCGTTCTAGACAGAACAAATAGAGAAGGAGAAGTTAAAAGATGAACACTGAGCGAGTCATGATCGATCACATAGTGattggaattaattaaaacgattGAGAGAAACAGCTAAAGcattactataaaaattcaCAATGTCAAAGACAAAACGACAGTAAGACATCTAAAGAAATATAGCAATCAAAGCAtagaaaagataatttaagatACAAATAAGTAGATGTAGGGTACATTTTACGCGTTAGTTGTAGAGTTGCGGAAAAAGCCAGCCTActactacgagtatataagTAGTTGTTTAGCCAGCACCGCGCGCTGGTCTCGGCAGTACGATGGGTCGCGGCATCATATCGAACTCCTCAACGATGGCTTTGGGATGCAGGGCGCTGATGTTGTTGTCGACGGTGTAGGTGCGAGCATGTGTGGGCACGAGCACCTGTCTGACGTCGTTGACGAGCCAGTCGTCGTTTTCGCGCAGCCGTCGGCGCCTGATCTGCCTGTCGCGTAGGTGCCGCAGCCGCGCCAAGTGCCCGTTGACTTGCTGCGGGCTGAGCCCCGTACGGCCCGATCGTAGTAACTCCGAGTTGTACCGGAACGAAGCCTCGGGGTCATGGCGGTTCCATTTGTAActggaatttaaaattttaatttgtaaagatttgttttattagagtTATAATATTCTCGAGTTGGtgatatgtacatatatgtagTGGATATAATAAATGATTGTAGCGAATCCTTTGCCGATATTACCTTATGAAATATGAATAAGTCTATATTGGAGATAGTATATTATGTTAGCGTACAAAGTCTTACCCAGGGAACGGTCTGGTGAGCCGCCTACGGGCGTTTGGCCTGGATCTTTTCTTCAACTCGTTCGGTCTCAGATCGTAGGGTTTCTGGTGATTTCGCATCGGATTCGGTTCGCGTCTGTTGCCTCGCGGTCCGTACAGTGGCGCGGGTCGGAGGTCGAATGCCTTGGGGTTGTCGACGGGGTTGGTGGTGACGTCATTATTGCGGGGGTCGTCGACCTCGCGGCTGACGCTGGGCGCGGTAATCTCGTTGATCTTGCCCATGCGCTGCCAGCGCCGCCGCAGGTCTTTTAGCTTCGTCTTCGGCACCTTGCGCAGTTTCGTCTGGCAAATGTATTGTCTCGCCTCTATGCAGCTACGTGGAGCCCATCTGCAAATagttttttacaaattgtaattttttaaagtagacCGACAGGTCTACCGACCGACAGGTTGGGGACGCTTAGACCAGCCGAAGATGTTCAAAAAGTCAGAcggattttatattaatcgtATCTATGAATATATAgcattttgtatgtaaaaagtatttaactaATACAAtgttgtacaaatattttgtgttgAAAATTAGTTCTTTAGTTGTGACTTTGTTACAAAAACTCGTAATATAATTAGCGTCGAGTTTTATGACGAAATGTGCGTCAAAAGTCACGTTTCATATATGTTACGTACTCCTAAGTAGTCAATCAAATCACCATCAGTTACGTCTAGTCACGGCTGTTGACTGGGTTCTAGAtagttgtaaattaaaaagtcaatTCGCTTGACTCCAACATCAATTTACATTCATGCTATGATTGCTCTCACGACGTCCTGCCAATTGTTTCTTTCGCCTTGAACTGTATCGCaagcatttatatttatacatttgttgCCAACCGATAAAAGGTATAGGTTAGGTAGAGTTTAGattaacttttacaaaaaaatgtataagtttAAAGTTTGACAACTTACTTTGTATAAacttttacatctatatatataaaattctcgtgtcacaatattcgttcccgtactcctccgaaacggcttgaccgattgtcatgaaattttgtgagcatattcagtaggtctgagaatcggccaacatctatttttcatacccctattaagttttttttaattgcgcgcggacggagtcgcgggcgacagctagtttgtacataaaatacaGTAATAACAAACGACTTACATTAGGCACTGTTAGTTTATAaactttcgtttttatttggtGTAACGTACATTTGTGTCCCGATTGGATGTTGCTATCAAATTAAGAACCCTCTTGAATATGTGACGATaatcctaaaataaatttccaaATCACACATAGCCATCTGTGCAGGACATGGGGTCCACAGAACAATGGGGCGACATAATCTGACCGCGGCAGCTCGTAAAACTTTATACCGATTCCCAGTATCGatctttattaaacataatcgGTTTTGCAAACCATCGTTTATTTGGCAAGTTACTAAGACATAAGCGGCAGCGATTTTTAAGTGtcctaataattttgtttaaaaagcgTCAGTGCGTCCTAACAATTTTTACCTAGTGATGATGAGAAAACGGGACTAGAGGACAATGGGTATGATTACCGCCGCATTTTGATAAAACACGTCATTGATTACGCTATCTCTTATAAATTGAATCCTTATACCCATTTAGAGAATGAATTATAGAGCGAATTCAGAAGTTTAGGGTAGTCGAAGAGCGTAGCCGCCACGCTTGTCTCTGGCTTAGGCCGTTCGCCACAATGAACCTCGCTTCCCCGCTACGCTTTTGTCACGAACTTAACATTAGTTACGTTAATTCAAAGCCCATACTTTATGAACGGAGGGTTGTGGCGAAACTTTTGCAATAACTGCCCTTAATTGCATGTGCTCTTTGATAACGTGATGTAGTATACTTTTAGATTGTTAAGGTTTAGagataaaatatcttaatggAGAAAAGTGCTGTAGTGATTACTTTTATCAGTTTAATAAGAAGTTTAATGAAGAAATTAAGCTTTACTATTGATCCTTATCAGTCATTGAATGTATGGAACACTTACATATCTAGTCAAAGATAGAAGAGCCAAACTTTGCGACGTTCACAGAAAggaataggatttttttataagctaAGTTAAATTTGTGACTGATAGTGAA of Papilio machaon chromosome 6, ilPapMach1.1, whole genome shotgun sequence contains these proteins:
- the LOC106710951 gene encoding uncharacterized protein LOC106710951, encoding MEALERRGKLLAIAAIIFIVFWSQCPGVEGHRNSTKMSYVCPPQFIRLGHSCYFFSDNKATWQNALFACKDRESNLSVPARWEDRNLRTYLNKHDVEKASRWIGGIYDYGARAWKWGGELRRMHYQSFSKMKRLSPEELKWNCIAMMPELLYRWAPRSCIEARQYICQTKLRKVPKTKLKDLRRRWQRMGKINEITAPSVSREVDDPRNNDVTTNPVDNPKAFDLRPAPLYGPRGNRREPNPMRNHQKPYDLRPNELKKRSRPNARRRLTRPFPGYKWNRHDPEASFRYNSELLRSGRTGLSPQQVNGHLARLRHLRDRQIRRRRLRENDDWLVNDVRQVLVPTHARTYTVDNNISALHPKAIVEEFDMMPRPIVLPRPARGAG